One region of Danio aesculapii chromosome 7, fDanAes4.1, whole genome shotgun sequence genomic DNA includes:
- the si:dkey-148a17.5 gene encoding leukotriene B4 receptor 1: protein MNSSSLSGDTGAEQDGWSSAGSTAACVILAVCFLVGTPGNLLVVWTILKHVKQRSHTVLLILHLAAADLLVLITLPLWIYSLARSWVFGQAACKVMVYIIYSCMYSSVFIITIMSVERFLAIRYPFKMLSWKNETSMFRLLLVTWILSFILGVPVILTQSLDDDDDGTEHCLHRVYNSLSFEVFCMCLETLLGFVIPFFTLAICYCQVAAQLRKVRFRAKKKSIFLIGGVVVAFLLCWLPHHVLNVINLVDILREKSEEASAISDSAIFIFGSLAFISSSVNPVMYAFASKTFHGSLKKAGIVKLFQDLGTQTLQMKEDVLQDFGPQNGKILESPVDEQ from the coding sequence ATGAACAGTTCCTCTCTATCCGGTGACACTGGCGCGGAGCAGGATGGTTGGTCATCTGCAGGGAGCACTGCTGCCTGTGTGATCCTGGCCGTGTGTTTTCTGGTGGGTACCCCGGGGAACCTGCTGGTGGTGTGGACCATCCTGAAGCATGTAAAACAGCGCTCACACACAGTGCTGCTCATCCTCCATCTGGCTGCCGCAGACCTTCTGGTGCTGATCACTCTGCCGCTGTGGATCTACTCGCTGGCCCGGTCCTGGGTGTTTGGACAGGCCGCCTGCAAAGTCATGGTCTACATTATCTATTCCTGCATGTACAGCAGcgtcttcatcatcaccatcatgaGTGTAGAGCGATTCCTGGCCATCAGGTACCCATTCAAGATGCTGTCCTGGAAAAATGAGACTTCCATGTTCAGATTACTGCTAGTGACTTGGATCCTGTCGTTCATTTTGGGGGTTCCAGTCATCCTGACCCAGTctttagatgatgatgatgatggcacAGAACACTGCCTGCACCGGGTCTACAACTCCTTGTCTTTTGAAGTCTTTTGTATGTGTTTGGAGACTCTTCTTGGCTTTGTCATTCCATTTTTTACACTTGCAATCTGTTACTGCCAAGTTGCTGCACAGCTCCGAAAGGTGCGCTTTAGGGCCAAAAAGAAATCCATTTTCCTTATCGGTGGAGTAGTCGTGGCCTTCCTTTTGTGTTGGTTGCCTCATCATGTCCTTAATGTTATAAATCTGGTGGATATTCTAAGAGAAAAATCAGAAGAAGCATCTGCTATATCAGATAGCGCTATCTTTATTTTTGGATCTCTTGCTTTTATAAGTAGCTCAGTCAACCCTGTGATGTACGCTTTTGCATCcaaaaccttccatggaagcctGAAGAAGGCAGGGATAGTGAAGCTATTTCAAGACTTGGGAACACAAACACTTCAAATGAAAGAAGATGTCTTGCAGGATTTTGGACCACAGAATGGAAAGATCCTGGAAAGTCCTGTTGATGAACAGTAG